Sequence from the uncultured Draconibacterium sp. genome:
CATAATTGAATAAAGCGGATATCCTTTTTACTCAAGAACTTAAGGAAGTTCTTCAACCCGGCTAGCCGTTGATTACAAGTGGAGTTGGAGCAACTTCTTTCGCTCTTTAACCACAACATCCATTCCTGGATATTAGCAGTTGAAAAAAAATCACCTGAGAGGTTGCCAAAATTGGCTGACTTGGCATCTTTAAGGAAGATAGCGTACAGGGTAATGGCTTTATGATATGACCGCAGAGTATGAGGACTCAGAGCCCTTATTTCAGGAAGATATATCTTCTCCCACTCACGCATTGCCTTTGCGATGACTAAAGATTCAGTTAGTTTCTTCATAATCAAAAAAGTTTGTAAGATTTGGTAACAGTTCATGAAGAGCTTGTCCTGTCAGTTCTTCTAATTGGTTAAAGAACAAAGGAACAAGTTGATAGTAATAACAGGTACTTTCGATTCTTCGATGCCCCATTGAGTGGCTGAGAAAGAGTAGCTTGTCAAACCACTCCGTACCATCATAATCCCAACTATTAATGTTGGTTACAGCGTAAAAGCTACGTAGGTCGTAAGCCCGTGCAGGTTCATTGGATATGGTTTTCCAGATATTTCTAAAGTGATTTGAATGCCATGCAATCCCATGGAAGTTATCATTTCTATCTGGAAAAAATATTTTCCTACCTGGCATAAGTCGTTCCATTGCATCATTATATTGTTTTAACAAGTTCCACATGGTTATATGCAAAGCCACTCTGTGTTGATCAAGACCTTTAGTATGGGCAATATTGATTATGCCATTTGTAAGATCAACATCTTTACATTTGAGCATCAGAGCCTCGTTTGTTCTCATACCGGTACTGTAAAGCAACCGGAAGTATACAGGAACTTGCATTCTCCTAAGCTTAAATATCAATTCGTTTTGGCACCCAACAAGCTTAATTGTAGCGGTGGAATGAAAAAAAGCATTTAATTCACCCTGATTAAATCCATGAGGAGTATATGTGGATTTTTCGTTAGGCAAGTTTTCCGGTATCAAGACATTTGTCCATCCATGTTTATTGGTATATTTTAAGAACTTGCGTATCGGCCTTATCCGTAAATTTCGTGATTTGCATTGTTCAAAAGGCCTTTTGCCGCACCATCCATTGACAATATCATCAGTGAGTATATCTGCATCTGGTTCAATTGATGCGCAGTATTTGTTAAAGCGTATCAGAGTTTTATGAGTAAATCTTGAAAGATGATTTGATGTTTTCAGGTAAAAGATGTATTTATCCATCATCCCAGATACGAACGTTTTAACCAAAGGAAGCTCCGTTTCTGAGACAACCTTCTTCGAACTGGAGATTTGAATTAGTGCCGGTAGCATTAAGGACGTATAGCCACAACTGTTAGTGTACCTAAGAAATTGCCGGATACAACCGGCTCGTGCGTTGTGCGAGAGTTCTGTCTCTCCCGGACGTTTAACACACCATTCATCAACCAACTTCTGCGACATATACAGAATCTTCTTTTTATTCACACAGAAACTGGTAAACGTTCTTAACGGCAGGAAGCTCTGATACCCTAATTTCTTTCCTTTAGATCTATGATAGTCCAAATAGATATCAGTCAGTTCTTCAATTGTTTTCATACCTCGAATACCTCCTTTCCTACGGGATATTGCTCAATGCTTACCCCACATTCACGCAGATGTTTGATGTCAGTATCGATATATGGATTTAAAGATTCCGATGACAGGTGACCAAGAATATCACTGATAACCCTGGGCTGAACGCCATTTTCGAGGACTTTAGATGCCAGGTATCGTCGGAACAACCGGAGACCATTTTCTTTATCATCACTCCTTATTCCTAATTTTGCAAAAAAGCGCCTGATAATACCTCCTATGGTACTTGAGTCCATTGGATTTTCCGGATCGTGGACATTAGTAAAAATACTCTTGATATCCAGGTTTCTTGGTCGTTCATTTGAGAGGTAATCTACCAAGGGATTGCCAACGATAGCCCTGAGTGGCAAGATCATAGGTTGCTGCGTTTTGGATTGAGTAAGTATAATTAGGTCTCTTTCCAAATCGATATTATTAATCCGCATTCGAGCGATGTCGGTTCCTCTTAATGCGGTATACATAGCCATTGATACAACAGCTTTATCACGTAACGAAAAATCATTTCGCGCTCCCTCTTGTAAATTCTCTTTAATAATGCGGATCTCATCATCTTTAAGAGTAGCAAAATTCTTTCTACCGTTTCTTAAACGAGGCATATCATCAATGATACGTGCGCATTGGGCATAGTAATCAGTCCCCATAGCTGATTTTAAAACGGTCTTGATTTTAGTCCTATAGGAGCAACCTCTTAGCTGCTTGTAACCATCATAAAAGAAAGATAATACCATCGATTCCGTGATACCACATAAATCAATCGCCCCATTTCTTTGCATGTGACACAAGAAGGCGGCGCCAGCATTCGATTCTACTCTGATTGACTTTTCACTCTTACATTCTTTTGATGCCACTTGCATGTAATGGTCAACGATGCCTTTGAATGTCGGGTTCAAGTGCTCATAACTACATTCCCTGTACTGAACAGGAGCGAATTTGAGCCTGTTGGGAAAATGATCAAACTCATCAAACCCTTGAATAGTGCGCACGGAGGTGCGATAATAACGAAGTCTTTTGGTGCTTCCTTCAAGACCTTCCCTGGAAATAAATTTCTTGTAAAAATCATTGTAAGACGTGTACTTTCCTTCATGGTCAAACAATCGTCTGAACATGACCTTAACGCCGCCGATGGCGCCGCTGCCAAATCCATTTGCTTTCATGTATTCTAAAAGCTCTGGATGCGTTTTCTTCAGTTTTTTAATATCCATATATTATTCTTTAGCGTTAAAACTCGAGAGTAGTATACGGATGAAAGGAAAAATATTATCCTAACTTTTTGAACGTTAAAAATCTATGCAACAGGCGATATGATAATTAATTTAGGATAATGTTTTAGTTAGGATAATCTTGCTTATCCTAATTTTCGGATAAGCAAGAAGAATTAGTAGCTGAAATGGGAGCTGCTTTCCTTTGTGGTTACTGCGGGATAGAAAACGTGACGATTGATAACAGTGCAGCATACATTCAAGGCTGGCTAAAGAAACTAAAAAACGATAAAAAGTTTGTTGTAATGGCTCCTGGTTTAGCTCGAAAAGTTGTTGATTATATACTGGATTGTCAGGATCAAATCCGAAACTAAAAAGAAAAGTTAATCAGCTTTTCTTGCAATGGATTTCTGATTATACGGCTAATGAAGTCCCAAAATCTTTTTTAGTATTCATTAAGCTTGCATCACGAAATTATCAGTAACAATTATTTTAAAATGTAAAAAGTATCTCTTAGTTTTATAGCAAAATCTGTCCAATAGGTTTAGACGTTAAACAACCAGTAAAATATTCGGATTTTAAAATTGATAAATGCAAAATGAAATGAATTCTAAACGAAGATACATGAAGTATAAACATAAGTTCTCTGCCTTGATAATTGGAGTCATGGTACTCCTATCGGCATGTCAAACACCGTCAAAGCATGAAGAATTGACAGGTGATGAAACGAAGCCCAAAATTATCAATATTATCAATTTCATCCGACTGATCGAACCAAGGGATGAAAGAATAACTGAGACTGTGCTTTTTGAAACTACTGCCAAACAGGTAGAAATAATGAAACAATACCAGCTTGGGGGAACGTTTCTATTGCAATACGATGCGCTGCTCGATTCTCGGTATCAGGAATTATTAAAAAGCTTGCCTGCCGATTCGTTTGAAATTGGCGCGTGGTGGGAAATACCACAGCCTCTTGTTGAAAATGCCGGCATGAAATGGCGGGGCCGATATCCCTGGGACTGGCATGCCGATGTTGGCTTCTCAACGGGTTACACTCCAGAAGAGCGGGAAAGGCTCGTTGATGTGTATATGGAAGACTTTAAAAAAAATTATGGTTACTATCCCAAATCTGTTGGATCATGGTTTATTGATGCTCATACATTGAATTACATGTATCAAAAATATGGAATTGTTGCCTCCTGTAACTGTAAAGATCAGATTGGAACAGATGGCTACAATCTTTGGGGCGGATACTGGAACCAGGCTTATTATCCAAGTCAGAAGAATGCTTATATGCCTGCACAGAATGAAGAAAACCAAATTCCGGTGCCCATATTCCGTATGTTGGGGAGTGATCCGGTTCGCCAGTACGATAATGGAATAGGGAACAGACATCAGGGAGTGGTTACGCTGGAGCCGGTTTATCCTGAGGCAGGGGGAGATTCAGCTTGGGTCAACTGGTATTTAAAGGAGTTTGTTGATGGAGAATGCATGGAGTTTGCCTATACGCAGGCTGGACAGGAGAATTCATTTATATGGCCTTCTGTTGAAAAAGGTTTTCAAATTCAGATGCCGTTAATCGCAAAGTTGAGAGATCAGAAAAAAGTACAAGTAGAGACGCTGGCCGAATCGGGAAAATGGTTTAAAGCAAATTATAAGACAACACCAGCCACCTCCGTAACTGTTAATAACGACCTGGACAATAAAGATGTACAAACAGTGTGGTTTAACTCTCGATTCTATAGGGCTAACCTACTTTGGGAAAATGGAACTTTGCGTTTTCGGGATATTCATCTATTTGATGAAAACATGCCTTCCAAATATTTAACTGAAAGAGTGAATTCAAACGAGTGTTTTTTCAATACGCTGCCATTTGTTGATGGCCATGTGTGGAGCTCATCGGAAGAAATGTCAGGATTAAATTTAAAAGCCGTAATTGATGGAACCGAACTGGCCGTAAAAGGAGGTAAACCGGAGATAAAGAGCTCTGAAAAGGGCTTGTTACAGGTTGTTTGGCCTTTGAGTACAATAGAAGGAAATTTTGTCGTAAAGTTTACTGAGCAGCAAATTTCGATGAAATTAGAATCAAAGGAAACAATTGACTGGTTTTGGGAATTAGATGTAAAATCCGGTGCCGAATTACCGTTTGTAAATGTTACTTCCTCTGGAGTGAACTGCGAATTTGATGGTGTGAGTTATTCCGTAAATGCAGATGAAGGGATTTTCGCTAAATCTTCATCAGGGGCAGTCATAGAGCTAAGCCCCGTTAATAATACGATTATACTTAGTTTATATAACCAGTCAGTCAATAATTAAGAATCTGTTCTGAGTGCAAACCTTTCGAAGAATTAGAATGAACATGAATAAATTCAGTGTTTCCATCCTTGTACTGTTGCTTTTTTGTAATTATTTGCAAGCCCAATCTCAATCGGAAAACGTTACTCAATTAAATTGCGAATATCTGGTCAATCCGCTTGGAGTTGATTCTCCTAATCCCCGTCTTTCCTGGAAGATGAAGGATGCGAGACTTGGCGCGAAACAATTGGCGTATCAATTGCTGGTCTCAACCGATTCGCTTGCTGTTGTAAAAGGCCAGGGAACGATCTGGGATTCGGACAAAATCTTATCCAACGATATGCTTGTTCGTTACAGTGGAAAAGAACTAAAACCATTTACCAAATATTTCTGGTCGGTAACGATATGGAACAATAACAATGAAAAGTCAACCTCGGCCATTGCTTCATTTGAAACCGGAATGATGGGTATCGAAAATTGGAACGGAAGCTGGATAAGCGACCACAGCGATCAAAACGAAAAGGCGGCTCCTTATTTCAGAAAGGAGTTTGAAACAGAGAAGAAAATCAAATCGGCACGAGCATATATTGTTGCGGCCGGTTTATACGAGCTATACCTGAACGGAGAGAAAATCGGAAACCACAGACTTGATCCGATTTATACCCGTTTCGACCGTCGTAATCTGTATGTTACCTACGATGTAACTGATCAGCTACAAAGTGGTAGGAATGCAGTTGGAGTTCTTTTGGGAAATGGCTGGTACAACCATCAATCATTGGGCGTTTGGGATTTCCATAATGCACCATGGCGAAACCGGCCGGCTTTTTGTCTCGACCTTCGAATTACCTATGAGGATGGATCTGTGGAAACCATTGTTTCTGAGCGCGATTGGAAAACTTCGAAGGGAGGAGTTGTTTTTAACAGCATTTACACAGCAGAACATTATGATGCAAGGAAAGAACAGCGCGGGTGGAACACACCCGGTTTTGACGATAGTAATTGGCAGGGAGTTAAATACAGACCTGCTCCCTCTCAAAACATTGTTTCTCAATTGTTACATCCCATTCGCAATGTTGAGGCGATTATTTCTCAGGAAATGACAAAAATAAATGATACCACCTATTTGTACGACCTGGGAAGAAATATAGCCGGTGTTAGTCAAATTAGGGTAACCGGCGATGAAGGAACAATTATCAAACTTAAACATACCGAAAGATTATCTGCAGATGGACGGGCTGACGGTTCGAATATAGATGTTTATTACCGGGGCGATAAGGTTACAGATCCTTTTCAAACAGATATTTTTATCCTCAGTGGGCAGGGAGAGGAGCAATTCATGCCGAAGTTTAACTATAAAGGTTTTCGTTATGTTGAAGTGACCAGTAGCCATCCAATCGATTTGAAAAAGGATAACCTTGTGGCTTATTTTATGCACAGCGACGTGCCGTCGGCCGGCACTATCGAAGCATCAAATCCATTGATCAATAAGTTGTGGTGGGCTACAAACAATTCCTATTTGTCTAATCTGTTTGGTTACCCAACCGACTGTCCGCAGCGCGAAAAAAACGGCTGGACCGGAGATGCTCATTTCGCCATTGAAACTGCACTTTACAATTTTGATGGAATTACCATCTATGAAAAATGGCTCGCCGATCATCGTGATGAACAGCAACCCAACGGAGTGCTTCCGGACATTATTCCTACCGGCGGCTGGGGCTATGGTACCGATAACGGAGTTGACTGGACCAGTACGATTGTCATTATTCCGTGGAATATTTATCTGTATTATGGCGACAGTAAATTATTAGCCGACTGTTACGACAACATAAAACGTTATGTGAATTATATCGATTCGCGAAGTCCCGATGGTTTAACCTCTTGGGGGCGTGGCGACTGGGTGCCTGTTAAATCGCAGTCTACCAAAGAATTAATGTCTTCCGTATATTATTATGTAGATACAAAGATTCTTGCGGATGCCGCAAAATTATTTGGTAAAGAGGATGACTTTAACCATTATTCAGCTCTTGCGCAGAAAATAAAACAAGCCATCAACGAAAAATACCTGGACAAAGAAACCGGTATTTATGCCAATGGTACACAAACCGAACAAAGTATGCCCTTGATGTGGGATGTAGTTCCGGCAGATATGCGACAACTGGTTGCCGATAATCTGGCAAAAAAGGTAGAAGAAAATGGTTTTCATTTGGATGTTGGTGTGCACGGAGCAAAAGCACTTTTATTTGCATTAAGCGAGAACGGACATGCAGAAGCCGCTTATAAAGTGGCTGTTCAGGACAAATACCCTTCATGGGGATGGTGGATCGTAAACGGAGCAACAACATTACTCGAGAATTGGGACCTTGAAGCAGAACGGGATATTTCTGATAACCATATGATGTTTGGTGCCGTGGGAGGATGGTTTTACAGAGGATTGGGTGGTATATATCCTGACGAGAGCAATCCGGGTTTTAAAAATGTGATTCTCCGACCAAACTTTATATCGACATTGGAGAACATTAAAGTGACTCATCAATCTCCTTACGGAGAAATCATATCGGCCTGGCAACACGAAGGCAAAGGGATTCGTTATACCGTCACTCTTCCTGCCAATTCATCTGCTGATCTTCATATTCCTTCAGGATATACTTTTAAAAATGCCATCAATGTTCTAACCGGCAACAAAGTTGACATTGATCGAAATACAAATGGATTTTGTAAACTGAAAGCTGGATCTTATTTAATTGAATTTATCAAATAATTATGTCCAACTTGATTGAGTTGCAGAAAACGTTGGAGACTTAATATTTATTCACTTTCAATTTTTGCATGAGTTTATATTATCTGTATGGAATATTTTGTGTCAGACCTCTAAAAAAGAACTAAGGAATGTTTTGTAAATGAAATACTTCATCTAACAGTCGTTAAATAGAATTAAGTGGTTTGAAAATTTGAATATAGATTATACTTGAAACAACAGGGCATTAAATAGTTCAATTAATATAGTTTAGTTATTTAGATCTTCCTCTTTTAAAATGAAATAGAAAACTTGTTTCACCCCGTACTTCTATAACTTTTAGGCAGTTGTTTTAAAGATTGTAGAAAGAAAAATAAAGCGTATAGCTATGAGTACCTTAAAAGTACCCTTTTCAGGGCTTGTTTTCAAGATCAAATCGAGTCGATTCATGTCAATTTAAATGTTGAAATAGAGAGATTTCTGAGACTTGTCGAGACTATAGCGAGTACAGATTTTTAAAAATTGGTTGTTCTCGGTAAAGTCTCGTTTCAAATGACTTTTTTTGTTCTTTTTTGACTCCTGTGGAAAACAAAAAAGCACTTAAAATATTGATTTTAAGTGCTTTTTATTTTATTTGGATTTCTCCTGGTGCCCAGTAAAGGAGCACGATTTATTTTATAATACGCTAAATATCAGTGATTTTGTTTGCTGTTTGTTTAATGGACCCTTTCAGGTAACTCTATAATTACTGGTAGTTTTATAATTCAAATATCATCTAAATATACCAAATTTTATGCAGATC
This genomic interval carries:
- a CDS encoding tyrosine-type recombinase/integrase produces the protein MKTIEELTDIYLDYHRSKGKKLGYQSFLPLRTFTSFCVNKKKILYMSQKLVDEWCVKRPGETELSHNARAGCIRQFLRYTNSCGYTSLMLPALIQISSSKKVVSETELPLVKTFVSGMMDKYIFYLKTSNHLSRFTHKTLIRFNKYCASIEPDADILTDDIVNGWCGKRPFEQCKSRNLRIRPIRKFLKYTNKHGWTNVLIPENLPNEKSTYTPHGFNQGELNAFFHSTATIKLVGCQNELIFKLRRMQVPVYFRLLYSTGMRTNEALMLKCKDVDLTNGIINIAHTKGLDQHRVALHITMWNLLKQYNDAMERLMPGRKIFFPDRNDNFHGIAWHSNHFRNIWKTISNEPARAYDLRSFYAVTNINSWDYDGTEWFDKLLFLSHSMGHRRIESTCYYYQLVPLFFNQLEELTGQALHELLPNLTNFFDYEETN
- a CDS encoding tyrosine-type recombinase/integrase, with the protein product MDIKKLKKTHPELLEYMKANGFGSGAIGGVKVMFRRLFDHEGKYTSYNDFYKKFISREGLEGSTKRLRYYRTSVRTIQGFDEFDHFPNRLKFAPVQYRECSYEHLNPTFKGIVDHYMQVASKECKSEKSIRVESNAGAAFLCHMQRNGAIDLCGITESMVLSFFYDGYKQLRGCSYRTKIKTVLKSAMGTDYYAQCARIIDDMPRLRNGRKNFATLKDDEIRIIKENLQEGARNDFSLRDKAVVSMAMYTALRGTDIARMRINNIDLERDLIILTQSKTQQPMILPLRAIVGNPLVDYLSNERPRNLDIKSIFTNVHDPENPMDSSTIGGIIRRFFAKLGIRSDDKENGLRLFRRYLASKVLENGVQPRVISDILGHLSSESLNPYIDTDIKHLRECGVSIEQYPVGKEVFEV
- a CDS encoding family 78 glycoside hydrolase catalytic domain; amino-acid sequence: MKDARLGAKQLAYQLLVSTDSLAVVKGQGTIWDSDKILSNDMLVRYSGKELKPFTKYFWSVTIWNNNNEKSTSAIASFETGMMGIENWNGSWISDHSDQNEKAAPYFRKEFETEKKIKSARAYIVAAGLYELYLNGEKIGNHRLDPIYTRFDRRNLYVTYDVTDQLQSGRNAVGVLLGNGWYNHQSLGVWDFHNAPWRNRPAFCLDLRITYEDGSVETIVSERDWKTSKGGVVFNSIYTAEHYDARKEQRGWNTPGFDDSNWQGVKYRPAPSQNIVSQLLHPIRNVEAIISQEMTKINDTTYLYDLGRNIAGVSQIRVTGDEGTIIKLKHTERLSADGRADGSNIDVYYRGDKVTDPFQTDIFILSGQGEEQFMPKFNYKGFRYVEVTSSHPIDLKKDNLVAYFMHSDVPSAGTIEASNPLINKLWWATNNSYLSNLFGYPTDCPQREKNGWTGDAHFAIETALYNFDGITIYEKWLADHRDEQQPNGVLPDIIPTGGWGYGTDNGVDWTSTIVIIPWNIYLYYGDSKLLADCYDNIKRYVNYIDSRSPDGLTSWGRGDWVPVKSQSTKELMSSVYYYVDTKILADAAKLFGKEDDFNHYSALAQKIKQAINEKYLDKETGIYANGTQTEQSMPLMWDVVPADMRQLVADNLAKKVEENGFHLDVGVHGAKALLFALSENGHAEAAYKVAVQDKYPSWGWWIVNGATTLLENWDLEAERDISDNHMMFGAVGGWFYRGLGGIYPDESNPGFKNVILRPNFISTLENIKVTHQSPYGEIISAWQHEGKGIRYTVTLPANSSADLHIPSGYTFKNAINVLTGNKVDIDRNTNGFCKLKAGSYLIEFIK